A genome region from Microbacterium sp. CGR2 includes the following:
- a CDS encoding FMN-binding negative transcriptional regulator has protein sequence MRQNPSFSLADVTEMRRVVDGNPWATIVSVGPDGPVASHYVVLLDENRDDLTIVGHVGRPDDLIHGLGERELLVVFQGPHGYISPGWYGDTPAVPTWNYTAVHLSGIPEILSEAENLEVLDRLVERFEGRLPEPRRMWQRPNDARFVERLAAGTVGFRLTPTTVVAKRKLSQNKPPETIEAVIAALTGEGPYANQALASEMQRAQDARTGSGR, from the coding sequence ATGCGACAGAACCCGAGTTTCTCGCTGGCCGATGTGACGGAGATGCGTCGCGTCGTCGACGGAAATCCCTGGGCGACGATCGTGAGTGTCGGCCCTGACGGTCCGGTGGCCTCCCACTACGTGGTGCTGCTGGACGAGAACCGCGACGATCTGACGATCGTCGGGCACGTCGGGCGACCGGACGACCTGATCCACGGTTTGGGCGAACGTGAACTCCTCGTCGTTTTCCAGGGGCCTCATGGCTACATCTCGCCCGGCTGGTACGGCGACACACCCGCGGTTCCGACGTGGAACTACACGGCGGTGCACCTGTCCGGCATCCCGGAGATCCTCAGCGAGGCGGAGAACCTCGAGGTGCTCGACCGTCTGGTGGAACGGTTCGAAGGGCGGCTACCGGAGCCCCGGCGGATGTGGCAACGGCCCAACGATGCTCGATTCGTCGAGCGACTTGCCGCGGGGACGGTCGGATTCCGACTGACCCCGACGACCGTCGTCGCGAAACGAAAACTGAGTCAGAACAAGCCGCCGGAGACGATCGAGGCGGTGATCGCCGCGCTGACCGGCGAGGGCCCCTACGCCAATCAGGCTCTCGCGTCCGAGATGCAGCGCGCCCAGGACGCCCGCACGGGGTCCGGCCGGTGA
- a CDS encoding amidohydrolase — MRARGEVLDADGDWAVPGLWDNHVHTVQWALETERLSLADARSAAEAAHLMHGASVLADGRRVGSGFRDALWPDQPSLEILDTATGVVPTYLINADVHSVWLNSAALEREGYRSSTGVLRETDAFEISRRLNAVDPAHGDRAVTRAGERAAARGVTGLVDFDMAWNAEAWPRRLATGFAAHRVEFAVYPFDLDRAIASGLRTGEALDDVSVPVGTGDLVHMGPLKVISDGSLGTRTAACSHAYPGDGTDFGTLTVPPEELTALLTRAAGAGLAVAVHAIGDRATTSALDAFTISGAAGTIEHAQLVRHADLARFARLGVIASVQPQHALDDRDLVGVHWAGQTGISHPLASLLNAGAILRFGSDAPVAALDPWQAIAAAVARTDGDREAWHPEERLTLVQALEASVRTSLRPGEPADIVLCGEDPARASVQRLREMPVAATLLAGRITYAR; from the coding sequence ATGCGTGCCAGAGGAGAGGTGCTCGACGCCGACGGAGATTGGGCGGTACCGGGGCTTTGGGACAACCATGTCCACACCGTCCAGTGGGCACTCGAGACAGAGCGATTGTCGCTTGCCGACGCGCGATCGGCGGCCGAGGCAGCTCATCTAATGCATGGCGCGTCTGTCCTCGCCGACGGGAGAAGAGTGGGCAGTGGCTTCCGAGACGCCCTGTGGCCCGACCAGCCGAGCCTCGAGATCCTGGATACTGCCACCGGCGTGGTGCCCACATATCTCATCAACGCGGACGTGCACAGCGTCTGGTTGAATTCCGCCGCGCTCGAGCGAGAGGGCTACCGGAGCAGCACAGGTGTTCTGCGCGAGACGGACGCCTTCGAGATCTCGCGTCGCCTGAATGCCGTCGACCCCGCGCACGGCGATCGGGCGGTGACGCGCGCGGGCGAGCGGGCCGCGGCACGAGGCGTCACCGGGCTCGTCGATTTCGACATGGCGTGGAACGCCGAGGCGTGGCCGCGTCGGCTGGCGACGGGATTCGCCGCACACCGTGTCGAATTCGCGGTCTACCCTTTCGACCTGGATCGGGCGATCGCCTCCGGCCTGCGTACGGGCGAAGCGCTCGATGACGTGAGTGTTCCGGTGGGAACGGGCGACCTTGTGCACATGGGACCGTTGAAGGTGATCTCCGACGGTTCGCTCGGCACCCGAACCGCCGCCTGCTCGCACGCCTATCCCGGAGACGGCACCGACTTCGGGACGCTGACAGTTCCACCGGAGGAGTTGACCGCACTGCTCACGCGCGCCGCCGGTGCGGGGTTAGCGGTCGCCGTCCACGCGATCGGCGACCGCGCGACGACCTCCGCGCTGGACGCGTTCACGATCTCCGGCGCCGCCGGCACGATCGAACACGCGCAACTGGTTCGCCACGCCGATCTCGCGCGGTTCGCTCGCCTGGGTGTCATCGCCAGTGTGCAGCCTCAGCACGCCCTGGACGACCGCGATCTGGTCGGAGTGCACTGGGCGGGCCAGACCGGGATCAGTCACCCGCTCGCCTCCCTGCTGAACGCGGGTGCAATCCTCCGTTTCGGCTCGGATGCTCCGGTGGCAGCGCTTGATCCGTGGCAGGCCATCGCCGCCGCTGTCGCCCGTACCGACGGCGACCGTGAAGCGTGGCATCCGGAGGAGCGTCTCACTCTCGTCCAGGCGCTCGAAGCGAGTGTGCGCACGTCGCTCCGCCCCGGCGAACCCGCCGACATCGTCCTCTGCGGGGAGGATCCTGCTCGGGCGTCGGTGCAGCGGCTTCGCGAGATGCCGGTCGCCGCCACCCTGCTGGCCGGCCGCATCACCTACGCCCGGTGA
- a CDS encoding Dps family protein: MSKAQTVSTTAIDPTVAAGAAQFLSPVVLGLQALTINGKQAHWHVRGANFVGVHELLDTIVAHAGDFADTAAERIVALGLPIDARVSAVAAKAGSTLVPAGFTQSDDLIRAVIADIDAVLADVKAAVDGLDEVDLTSQDVAIEIQRGLEKDRWFLVSHIAA, translated from the coding sequence ATGAGCAAGGCACAGACCGTTTCCACCACCGCCATCGACCCGACCGTCGCCGCCGGTGCGGCACAGTTCCTCTCCCCCGTCGTGCTCGGCCTTCAGGCCCTGACGATCAACGGCAAGCAGGCGCACTGGCACGTCCGCGGAGCGAACTTCGTCGGCGTCCACGAACTGCTCGACACCATCGTGGCGCACGCCGGCGACTTCGCCGACACCGCTGCCGAGCGCATCGTCGCTCTGGGCCTTCCCATCGACGCCCGGGTGAGCGCGGTTGCCGCGAAGGCCGGTTCGACTCTCGTCCCGGCCGGCTTCACGCAGTCGGACGACCTCATCCGCGCGGTCATCGCCGACATCGACGCCGTGCTCGCCGACGTCAAGGCAGCGGTCGACGGACTCGACGAGGTCGACCTGACGAGCCAGGACGTGGCGATCGAGATTCAGCGTGGCCTCGAGAAGGACCGCTGGTTCCTGGTCTCCCACATCGCGGCCTGA
- a CDS encoding gamma carbonic anhydrase family protein gives MSIAAGASVLALPGMAPAIDPTAFVAEGARIVGDVELGAGASVWYNAVLRADSARITVGPETNVQDNVSVHVDAGHPVTIGARVSIGHNAVVHGCSIGDGSLIGMGAVILSGAAIGEGCLIAGGAVVLGGTIVPAGSLVAGVPAKVRRELSDEERAGLIVNAEIYLEHQRTHAASTPA, from the coding sequence ATGAGTATCGCCGCAGGAGCATCCGTTCTGGCATTGCCGGGAATGGCGCCTGCCATCGATCCGACGGCCTTCGTGGCTGAGGGCGCCCGCATCGTCGGCGATGTCGAGCTCGGAGCGGGCGCCAGCGTCTGGTACAACGCGGTGCTTCGAGCAGACTCGGCTCGGATCACGGTGGGTCCGGAGACCAACGTCCAGGACAACGTCTCGGTGCATGTGGACGCCGGCCACCCGGTGACCATCGGAGCTCGTGTATCGATCGGCCACAACGCCGTCGTGCACGGTTGCTCGATCGGCGACGGCTCCTTGATCGGGATGGGCGCCGTCATTCTCAGCGGCGCGGCGATCGGAGAGGGCTGCCTGATCGCCGGTGGCGCCGTCGTGCTGGGAGGAACCATCGTCCCCGCGGGCTCGCTGGTAGCGGGGGTCCCTGCGAAGGTCCGTCGTGAGCTCAGCGACGAGGAGCGCGCCGGCCTCATCGTCAATGCCGAGATCTACCTGGAGCACCAGCGCACCCACGCCGCGTCGACTCCGGCGTGA
- a CDS encoding DUF6458 family protein, translating into MSIGSGIALFVIGAILVFAVNVDVQWVDLDMIGYILMGAGVVIFLIGIVLLARRRRTETVSRTYVDPATGAPTTRRSVSASNDDVV; encoded by the coding sequence ATGAGCATCGGTTCTGGTATCGCGCTCTTCGTCATCGGCGCAATCCTTGTGTTCGCCGTGAACGTCGACGTGCAGTGGGTCGACCTCGACATGATCGGCTACATCCTGATGGGCGCAGGGGTGGTCATCTTCCTGATCGGAATCGTCCTGCTGGCACGGCGGCGCCGCACGGAGACGGTTTCACGCACGTACGTGGACCCGGCCACAGGCGCGCCGACGACACGTCGGTCGGTCAGCGCGAGCAACGACGACGTCGTGTGA
- a CDS encoding helix-turn-helix domain-containing protein, whose amino-acid sequence MRFTSRDVEEVESTWREFVPSATLERVDPRRFRFDWRSAELGDVALVRYDLAAQIHSTAEPHEQILVCRVDSPDAVVWSGRDALDPAEPWLSDGTRVQATWPRSATVRALVFDRTAAQERARLLTGHDAVELRATGLSPHSPEGAGSWERMFRYLDTSVGDEPSGDSILRAELERHALMTTLAAFPTTFSDVLRRPAQRSGAPATVRRALAYIDDNAHLAITVDDVAAAAFISTRGLQYAFRRALDITPAEALRRARLEGARHDLERGTGDTVGVVARRWGFSHPSRFAAAYRAAYGTHPSVARDKARA is encoded by the coding sequence ATGCGGTTCACGTCCAGGGATGTCGAAGAGGTGGAGTCGACCTGGAGAGAGTTCGTGCCCTCGGCCACGTTGGAACGGGTCGATCCGCGACGATTCCGGTTCGACTGGCGTTCCGCCGAGTTGGGCGATGTCGCGCTGGTCCGGTATGACCTCGCAGCCCAGATCCACTCGACAGCCGAACCGCACGAGCAGATCCTCGTCTGCCGTGTGGACTCCCCCGACGCCGTCGTCTGGTCCGGCCGGGACGCGCTCGACCCCGCGGAGCCCTGGCTCTCGGACGGAACGCGTGTGCAAGCGACGTGGCCGCGCTCCGCAACCGTCAGAGCGCTCGTGTTCGACCGCACAGCGGCACAGGAACGCGCCCGGCTCCTCACGGGACACGACGCGGTCGAACTCCGTGCCACCGGCCTGTCCCCGCACTCTCCCGAGGGTGCGGGGAGTTGGGAACGCATGTTCCGCTACCTGGACACGTCGGTCGGCGACGAACCCTCCGGCGACAGCATCCTTCGCGCCGAACTCGAGCGCCACGCTCTCATGACGACGCTCGCTGCTTTCCCGACGACTTTCAGCGACGTGCTTCGCCGCCCTGCCCAGCGCAGCGGGGCTCCAGCGACCGTTCGGCGCGCCCTCGCCTACATCGACGACAACGCGCATCTCGCCATCACCGTCGACGACGTCGCGGCCGCCGCCTTCATCTCGACGCGCGGATTGCAGTACGCCTTCCGCCGCGCACTGGACATCACACCCGCAGAAGCACTCAGGCGCGCTCGCCTCGAGGGTGCGCGCCACGATCTCGAGCGTGGAACGGGCGACACCGTCGGTGTCGTCGCGCGCAGGTGGGGATTCAGCCACCCCTCGCGATTCGCGGCGGCCTACCGGGCGGCGTACGGGACGCATCCGTCCGTCGCTCGCGACAAGGCACGAGCGTGA
- a CDS encoding 3'-5' exonuclease, translated as MLSGPLLPAWLTRVGVFDLETTGVDVATDRLVTAHVGVLDGDGREIAARTWIADPGVPIPAGATAVHGITTRQAQSDGRPAKEVVAEVTSALRSLLGQGVPIVAYNASYDFSLLSQEARRHGIEPLIDPSPVIDPLVIDKVYDRYRPGKRTLAVVAAHYAVQLDGAHEASADAIAAGRVAQALARRFVLPSTLRELHTRQIAWARWQADSLTEYFVRIGRLDPQERVDGSWPVRSCFPGDN; from the coding sequence ATGCTTTCCGGACCCCTTCTTCCCGCCTGGCTCACCCGCGTCGGTGTCTTCGACCTCGAGACGACCGGGGTCGACGTCGCGACAGATCGCTTGGTCACCGCTCACGTCGGCGTTCTGGACGGTGACGGTCGCGAGATCGCAGCCAGAACATGGATCGCTGATCCCGGGGTCCCGATCCCGGCCGGCGCCACCGCCGTGCATGGCATCACCACACGCCAGGCTCAGTCCGATGGCAGACCGGCGAAGGAGGTCGTCGCGGAAGTCACGTCCGCGCTGCGTTCGCTGCTGGGGCAGGGAGTCCCGATCGTCGCCTACAACGCCTCGTATGACTTCTCGCTCCTCTCTCAGGAGGCGAGGCGGCATGGCATCGAACCCCTGATCGATCCGTCACCGGTCATCGATCCGCTCGTGATCGACAAGGTGTATGACCGCTACCGGCCGGGCAAGCGCACTCTTGCGGTCGTCGCGGCGCACTACGCCGTTCAGCTCGACGGTGCTCATGAAGCGTCTGCCGATGCGATTGCGGCCGGGCGTGTCGCTCAAGCCCTTGCCCGTCGGTTCGTTCTGCCTTCGACGTTGCGCGAGTTGCACACGCGCCAGATCGCGTGGGCTCGCTGGCAAGCGGACTCGCTGACGGAGTATTTCGTGCGCATCGGGCGGCTCGATCCGCAGGAGCGCGTGGACGGGAGCTGGCCGGTGCGTTCGTGCTTTCCCGGTGATAATTGA
- a CDS encoding alpha/beta fold hydrolase: MTVPSPYAERLRRLPVRRYEVPIRGASTVYWIYGPEDAAVTVIAVHGFRGEHHGLEPVLAYMPEVRVIAPDLPGFGESLPLPGRTHDLDEYAGWLRDFAAAVAPGAVILGHSFGSIVTAAAVADGLQTPRLILLNPIGAPALEGPKGLMTRLAVLYYALGARLPERTGTALLRNRLIVRVMSITMAKTKDAALRRFIHDQHDTYFSRFSDRDVLRDAFVASVSHDVREFAPGIHVPTLLVAADRDDITPIEAERMLATLFDDATLVEIANVGHLIHYETPAEAAGAVRRFLRIPVERGR; this comes from the coding sequence ATGACCGTCCCCTCGCCGTATGCCGAGCGTCTCCGCCGACTGCCGGTGCGACGATACGAGGTGCCGATCCGCGGCGCTTCGACGGTCTACTGGATCTACGGCCCCGAGGATGCAGCGGTCACCGTCATCGCCGTTCACGGGTTCCGCGGCGAGCATCACGGATTGGAGCCTGTGCTCGCGTACATGCCCGAGGTTCGGGTGATCGCGCCGGACCTCCCCGGATTCGGCGAATCCCTGCCGTTGCCCGGACGCACCCACGATCTCGACGAGTACGCCGGCTGGCTCCGCGATTTCGCAGCCGCTGTCGCCCCCGGCGCCGTCATCCTCGGTCATTCGTTCGGGTCGATCGTGACGGCGGCCGCGGTCGCCGACGGACTGCAGACACCCAGGCTGATCCTGCTGAACCCGATCGGCGCCCCTGCGTTGGAGGGGCCGAAAGGGCTGATGACCCGGCTTGCGGTGCTCTATTACGCGCTCGGGGCGCGGTTGCCGGAGCGCACAGGTACCGCGCTGTTGCGTAACCGGCTCATCGTCCGGGTGATGAGCATCACGATGGCGAAGACGAAGGATGCGGCGCTGCGGCGTTTCATCCACGACCAGCACGACACCTATTTCTCGCGTTTCTCGGACCGCGACGTCCTCCGGGATGCGTTCGTCGCGAGTGTGTCCCACGACGTGCGAGAGTTCGCTCCCGGCATCCATGTCCCCACCTTGCTCGTCGCCGCAGACCGCGACGACATCACGCCGATCGAGGCGGAGCGGATGCTGGCGACCCTGTTCGACGATGCCACCCTCGTCGAGATCGCCAACGTGGGACACCTCATTCACTACGAGACGCCGGCCGAGGCAGCCGGCGCGGTCCGACGTTTCCTCAGGATTCCCGTCGAGCGAGGCCGATAA
- a CDS encoding Lrp/AsnC family transcriptional regulator codes for MPGLDRIDLELLTALANDPRVTIVALAESLGLSRNTIQARMARLEQTGVFLSYEHSFSPDVLGFPLQAFVSIGVRQTELPRIINELARIPEVVQAHGLSGSVDLLARVACRDARHLFDTDARILSIEGVERTETSLAMGEVIPFRVAGLIGLARRES; via the coding sequence ATGCCTGGATTGGACCGCATCGATCTCGAGCTTCTGACAGCGCTCGCCAACGACCCCCGGGTCACGATCGTCGCTCTCGCCGAAAGCCTCGGGCTCTCGCGCAACACGATCCAGGCGCGAATGGCCCGCCTGGAGCAGACCGGGGTCTTCCTGTCGTACGAGCATTCGTTCTCGCCCGACGTGCTCGGTTTCCCCCTTCAGGCTTTCGTCAGCATCGGCGTCCGCCAGACCGAGCTCCCCCGCATCATCAACGAACTGGCACGCATCCCGGAAGTCGTCCAGGCGCATGGGCTGAGCGGGTCCGTCGACCTGCTGGCGCGAGTGGCGTGTCGCGACGCGAGGCACTTGTTCGACACCGATGCGAGAATCCTCTCGATCGAAGGTGTCGAACGTACCGAGACGTCCCTCGCGATGGGAGAGGTGATCCCATTCCGGGTCGCCGGCCTTATCGGCCTCGCTCGACGGGAATCCTGA
- the pdhA gene encoding pyruvate dehydrogenase (acetyl-transferring) E1 component subunit alpha: MSPQITPIADTAQDLELSERILAPDGSRIPNPRLDAFVADVDAAQLRALHRDMVILRRIDAEGVALQRQGQLGLWAPCQGQEATQIGTARALAPQDYVFPSYRETGVIYARGAQPGDYVRMWRGEEGAGHDPATLRVAPLQIIIGAQTLHAVGYALGIRHEATDEVAVTYFGDGATSQGDVNEAMIFASSYQAPVVFVCQNNHWAISEPVSLQSQYPIAGRAPGFGIPSLRVDGNDVLACLAAMRWALDHARSGKGPAYIEAVTYRMGPHTTADDPKRYRDEAELESWRRRDPIERLEAHLRAAGQLDEHQLAETQAAADDVAKAMRAACLGMVTRPPLAVFDGVYAEPHTGLDRQREDYAAYLATFEAEA; this comes from the coding sequence ATGTCACCGCAGATCACCCCTATCGCGGACACCGCGCAAGATCTCGAGCTCTCCGAGCGCATTCTGGCGCCCGACGGATCCCGCATCCCGAATCCGCGCCTGGACGCCTTCGTGGCGGACGTCGACGCCGCGCAGCTGCGCGCTCTGCACCGCGACATGGTCATCCTCCGCCGGATCGACGCCGAAGGGGTCGCCCTTCAGCGGCAGGGCCAGCTCGGCCTGTGGGCGCCGTGCCAGGGCCAGGAAGCGACGCAGATCGGCACGGCCAGAGCGCTTGCCCCCCAGGACTACGTGTTCCCGAGCTACCGGGAGACGGGTGTGATCTACGCTCGCGGGGCACAGCCGGGCGACTACGTCAGGATGTGGCGCGGCGAAGAAGGCGCCGGGCACGATCCGGCGACGCTCCGCGTCGCCCCGCTCCAGATCATCATCGGGGCTCAGACGCTCCACGCGGTGGGTTACGCTCTCGGCATCCGTCATGAGGCCACGGACGAGGTCGCGGTGACGTACTTCGGTGACGGGGCGACGAGCCAGGGCGATGTCAACGAGGCGATGATCTTCGCCTCCTCCTACCAGGCCCCTGTCGTCTTCGTTTGTCAGAACAACCACTGGGCGATCTCGGAACCCGTCTCGCTGCAGTCGCAGTACCCGATCGCCGGACGCGCACCGGGCTTCGGGATCCCCAGCCTGCGCGTGGACGGGAACGACGTGCTGGCTTGCCTCGCCGCGATGCGCTGGGCCCTCGACCACGCGCGCTCAGGCAAGGGGCCGGCCTACATCGAGGCCGTCACCTACCGAATGGGCCCGCACACGACTGCGGACGACCCGAAACGGTATCGGGACGAAGCCGAACTGGAATCGTGGCGGCGTCGCGATCCCATCGAGCGCCTCGAAGCTCACCTGCGGGCTGCGGGGCAACTCGACGAGCATCAGCTCGCCGAGACTCAGGCCGCCGCGGACGACGTTGCGAAAGCGATGCGCGCTGCGTGCCTCGGGATGGTCACACGTCCGCCTCTGGCGGTCTTCGACGGCGTCTACGCCGAGCCTCACACCGGACTGGATCGGCAACGCGAGGACTATGCCGCGTACCTCGCGACGTTCGAAGCAGAGGCGTGA
- a CDS encoding alpha-ketoacid dehydrogenase subunit beta, with protein sequence MTELTLGKALGAGLRQAMRDDDKVVLLGEDIGRLGGVFRITDGLLDEFGAARVIDTPLAESGIVGMAVGLAFRGYRPVVEIQFDGFVYPAFDQIVAQVAKLHYRTQGRVKMPITIRIPWAGGIGAAEHHSESPEAYFVHTAGLRVVAVSNPADAYRSLRQAIASDDPVIFFEPKRLYHHKGDVELEAPLADAPPMGLARVVRPGTDVTLIAYGAMVSTALEAAEAAEDDGVSLEVIDLRSLSPVDYDSVAASVRKTGRVVVAHEASREAGVAAEVIASITERCFEYLEAAPLRVTGHDVPYPPAKLEKYHLPDLDRLLDAVDRVLDRPNSLTGVEA encoded by the coding sequence ATGACCGAACTCACCCTTGGCAAGGCACTGGGCGCGGGACTGCGTCAGGCGATGCGTGATGACGACAAGGTCGTTCTCCTCGGCGAGGACATCGGCAGGCTCGGCGGCGTCTTCCGCATCACCGACGGACTGCTCGACGAGTTCGGCGCAGCCCGCGTGATCGACACGCCGCTGGCGGAGTCGGGGATCGTCGGGATGGCCGTGGGGCTCGCATTCCGCGGATATCGACCGGTGGTCGAGATCCAATTCGACGGATTCGTCTATCCCGCATTCGATCAGATCGTCGCCCAGGTCGCGAAGCTGCACTACCGCACGCAAGGGCGGGTGAAGATGCCCATCACCATCCGCATTCCATGGGCGGGCGGCATCGGCGCCGCGGAGCACCATTCCGAGTCCCCGGAAGCCTACTTCGTGCATACCGCGGGGCTGCGCGTGGTGGCCGTTTCGAATCCCGCGGACGCCTACCGCAGCCTGCGTCAGGCGATCGCCTCTGACGATCCGGTGATCTTCTTCGAGCCCAAACGGCTGTACCACCACAAGGGTGACGTCGAACTGGAAGCACCGCTCGCCGACGCACCGCCGATGGGGCTCGCCCGGGTCGTGCGCCCGGGGACGGATGTGACGCTCATCGCCTACGGCGCGATGGTCTCGACGGCGCTGGAGGCCGCGGAGGCGGCCGAGGACGACGGTGTCTCGCTCGAGGTCATCGATCTGCGGTCTCTCTCGCCCGTCGACTATGACTCGGTCGCTGCCTCGGTGCGCAAGACGGGTCGCGTCGTCGTCGCGCACGAGGCCTCTCGCGAAGCCGGGGTGGCGGCGGAAGTGATCGCCAGTATCACGGAGCGCTGCTTCGAATACCTCGAAGCAGCACCCCTCAGGGTCACCGGCCACGACGTTCCCTACCCTCCCGCGAAGCTCGAGAAGTACCATCTTCCCGACCTGGATCGACTCCTGGATGCTGTTGATCGCGTGCTAGATCGCCCGAACAGCTTGACGGGGGTGGAAGCATGA
- a CDS encoding dihydrolipoamide acetyltransferase family protein codes for MIEEFRLPDLGEGLTEAEVVQWLVRPGDDVALNQTLAEVETAKAVVELPSPYAGTVSTLHAEAGDTVAVGAPLIAFDVGGDDDASPLAEAEVAQPNLVGYGAAPTSSRRPARRARRISVAGSSADTAVLEAAPHDATPSASVETIVERPRSTPPVRAYAKRLGVDLVLVAAELGDRPITRHDVETYLERVAARSSSGSASGPVRADPALAEVPDGPTAAVDAARDAARETRIPIRGVRKHTAAAMVQSAFTAPHVTIFHTVDVTATIDLVSKLRDDPSLGGVRIGLLAVVAKAVCLALSRAPGLNSRWDEPAGEIVHYGFVDLGIAAATDRGLIVPNIRDAERMTLTELARALKALAETARSGKTTPGELAGGTFSISNIGVFGVDAGTPILPPGQSGILAVGAVRRQPWEHDGEIALRQLLTLSLSFDHRVVDGAEGARFVKDVADVLEEPGRAMLFR; via the coding sequence ATGATCGAGGAATTCCGGCTGCCCGATCTCGGCGAAGGTCTCACCGAAGCGGAGGTCGTCCAGTGGCTCGTCCGGCCCGGTGACGACGTCGCGCTGAATCAGACGCTCGCCGAGGTGGAGACAGCCAAAGCGGTCGTGGAACTGCCGTCGCCATACGCGGGCACGGTCTCGACGCTGCACGCGGAAGCGGGCGACACGGTCGCTGTCGGAGCGCCGCTCATCGCATTCGACGTCGGCGGAGACGATGACGCGTCGCCCCTCGCGGAAGCAGAAGTCGCACAGCCGAATCTCGTCGGATACGGTGCCGCCCCGACCAGCTCGCGGAGACCGGCCCGTCGTGCTCGACGGATCAGCGTCGCCGGGAGCTCCGCCGACACGGCAGTGCTCGAAGCGGCTCCGCACGACGCCACACCGTCGGCCAGTGTCGAGACGATCGTCGAGAGGCCACGGTCGACCCCGCCCGTGCGGGCCTACGCCAAGCGACTCGGTGTCGATCTCGTCCTTGTGGCTGCGGAGCTCGGGGATCGGCCGATCACCCGGCACGATGTGGAGACGTATCTCGAGCGCGTCGCAGCGCGGTCCTCTTCGGGTTCGGCTTCCGGCCCCGTCCGGGCTGACCCTGCTCTCGCGGAGGTCCCCGATGGGCCGACGGCCGCGGTGGATGCTGCCCGCGATGCGGCGCGAGAGACGCGAATCCCTATTCGAGGCGTCCGAAAGCACACCGCGGCGGCCATGGTCCAGAGCGCGTTCACGGCGCCCCACGTCACGATCTTCCACACCGTGGATGTCACCGCCACGATCGACCTCGTGTCGAAGCTCCGTGATGACCCGTCGCTGGGCGGGGTTCGGATCGGTCTGCTGGCTGTCGTCGCGAAAGCGGTGTGCCTCGCTCTGAGCCGCGCACCCGGCCTCAACTCGCGCTGGGATGAGCCGGCCGGGGAGATCGTCCACTACGGGTTCGTCGACCTCGGAATCGCTGCGGCGACCGATCGCGGGCTCATCGTTCCGAACATCCGCGACGCCGAACGGATGACCCTGACAGAGTTGGCGCGCGCACTGAAGGCTCTCGCCGAGACGGCGCGCTCGGGGAAGACGACCCCCGGGGAGCTCGCGGGCGGCACGTTCTCCATCTCGAACATCGGAGTCTTCGGCGTCGATGCGGGGACGCCGATTCTGCCTCCCGGCCAGTCCGGGATTCTCGCGGTAGGGGCCGTTCGCCGGCAACCCTGGGAGCACGACGGCGAGATCGCGCTGCGCCAGCTGCTGACGCTGAGTCTCTCGTTCGACCATCGGGTGGTGGACGGGGCGGAGGGCGCGCGGTTCGTGAAGGATGTCGCCGATGTGCTCGAGGAGCCGGGAAGGGCGATGCTCTTCAGATAG
- a CDS encoding TetR/AcrR family transcriptional regulator codes for MTTPETARDRAKAERSDAILHAAARLFAERGYTGVSLEEIGAAVGVSGPAVYRHFAGKQALLGAVLVKVSRELITGGQRVAEEVATSDGRMRALIRFHVEFALGNAEVIQVQDRDLAHLSGPDRAEVRRLQRGYIELWMMALESLHAAVSGTRHDTVLDQEELRLRVQACFGLINSTPHSTRAAARRHAGTASVLIAMAEAALRAAI; via the coding sequence ATGACAACCCCGGAAACCGCGCGCGACCGCGCGAAAGCAGAACGCTCCGATGCGATTCTCCACGCTGCCGCGCGCCTGTTCGCTGAGCGCGGGTACACGGGAGTCAGCCTTGAGGAGATCGGAGCAGCCGTCGGTGTCTCCGGCCCTGCGGTCTATCGGCATTTCGCGGGGAAGCAGGCGCTCCTGGGGGCCGTGCTCGTGAAGGTCAGCCGGGAGCTGATCACCGGTGGGCAGCGGGTCGCCGAAGAGGTCGCCACATCGGACGGCCGGATGCGGGCCCTGATCCGCTTCCATGTCGAGTTCGCGCTCGGCAACGCTGAAGTGATTCAGGTGCAGGACCGTGACCTCGCCCATCTCTCCGGGCCTGATCGCGCGGAGGTGCGGAGGCTGCAGCGCGGTTACATCGAACTGTGGATGATGGCGCTGGAGTCACTGCACGCAGCGGTGTCCGGCACGCGCCACGATACGGTGCTCGATCAGGAGGAGTTGCGCCTCCGTGTGCAGGCCTGCTTCGGTCTCATCAACTCGACGCCGCACAGCACCCGAGCCGCCGCGCGACGGCACGCCGGTACGGCCAGCGTGCTGATCGCCATGGCCGAAGCGGCGCTGCGCGCCGCTATCTGA